The Primulina tabacum isolate GXHZ01 chromosome 7, ASM2559414v2, whole genome shotgun sequence genome includes a window with the following:
- the LOC142551631 gene encoding DEAD-box ATP-dependent RNA helicase 28 translates to MAKSKSFFFEAPSDEEIDHESETESDDGESGVADPELDPGSEIEEEKRVPKSKKSQSPWDFSSYSESVFDEHSRRSTTSIDDKISKALKKQPIPTAVGYDSDEHSDLEPHHQEDYKPDDIDEEETKSGKDSKSFFAPSEGVSFQSNSFLELHLSRPLLRACEALGYSKPTPIQAACIPLALTGRDICGSAITGSGKTAAFSLPTLERLVYRPKSRPAIRVLILTPTRELAVQVHSMIEKLAQFMTDIRCCLVVGGLSIKVQEAALRSLPDIVVATPGRMIDHLRNSMSVHLDELAVLILDEADRLLELGFSAEIHELVRSCPKRRQTMLFSATMTEEVDDLIKLSLNKPLRLSADPTTKRPTTLTEEVVRIRRLREANQEAVVLALCSKTFTDKVIIFSGTKKAAHRLKILFGLAGFKAAELHGDLTQAQRLDALEIFRKQQVDFLIATDVAARGLDIIGVQTVINFACPRDLTNYVHRVGRTARAGRAGYAVTFVTDNDRFLLKAIVKRAGSRLKSRIVSEQSIKKWCEIIEQMEDQVTSILQEEREEMALRKAEMEATKAENMIAHKDEIYARPKRTWFVTEKEKKLVAKTAKEVLDKPKGNGKDVMSAEQAEELKMKEKRKREREKNLPRKKRRRLEAARETLEDEDEIKGEVQHKKENNGISLVDVAYRRAKAVKAAKRAVDAGRIMRKTDKKLKHPIQKNKSRTEEMQELFKDDMSEKRQKRATGGVGRKKSSFKSKSRYKRR, encoded by the exons ATGGCTAAAAGCAAAAGCTTCTTCTTCGAAGCCCCAAGTGATGAGGAAATCGATCACGAATCTGAAACTGAATCCGATGATGGGGAAAGTGGAGTAGCAGATCCCGAACTCGATCCTGGCTCggaaattgaagaagaaaaaagagTTCCGAAAAGCAAAAAATCTCAGTCACCATGGGACTTCTCGTCCTATTCCGAATCAGTCTTCGACGAACACTCAAGGCGGAGCACCACTTCAATCGACGATAAAATTTCGAAAGCTCTCAAAAAACAACCTATCCCGACAGCTGTTGGCTATGATTCTGATGAACATTCTGATCTCGAACCCCATCACCAA GAGGATTATAAGCCGGACGACATCGACGAAGAGGAAACCAAGAGTGGGAAGGATAGTAAGTCCTTTTTTGCACCATCGGAAGGGGTGAGTTTCCAATCTAATTCGTTTTTGGAGCTCCATCTTTCGAGGCCGTTGCTTCGGGCTTGTGAGGCTTTGGGCTACAGTAAGCCGACTCCAATTCag GCTGCTTGTATACCTTTGGCTTTAACTGGACGAGATATTTGTGGGAGTGCTATTACGGGTTCTGGAAAG ACCGCTGCATTTTCTTTGCCAACCTTGGAGAGGCTGGTATACCGACCAAAGAGTAGACCAGCAATAAGGGTTCTAATCCTCACTCCGACAAGGGAGTTGGCTGTTCA GGTTCATAGCATGATAGAGAAACTTGCTCAGTTTATGACAGATATCAGATGTTGTCTGGTTGTTGGTGGTCTTTCAATAAAG GTGCAAGAGGCGGCCTTGCGGTCACTGCCGGATATAGTTGTTGCCACTCCAGGGCGCATGATAGATCACCTACGCAACTCTATGTCAGTTCATCTGGATGAACTTGCAGTTTTAATACTCGATGAAGCTGATCGGCTCCTAGAGCTTGGATTTAGTGCTGAAATTCATGAACTG GTCAGATCATGTCCTAAAAGGAGGCAGACCATGCTCTTTTCGGCAACCATGACTGAGGAAGTCGACGATCTAATCAAACTCTCTTTGAACAAACCCTTgcgcttatcagctgatccaaCCACAAAGCGTCCGACAACTTTAACTGAAGA GGTTGTTCGTATACGTCGATTGCGAGAAGCAAATCAGGAAGCAGTTGTTCTTGCATTATGTTCCAAAACCTTTACGGATAAAGTGATTATTTTCAG cgGAACCAAGAAGGCTGCTCATagattgaaaattttgtttGGGTTAGCTGGTTTTAAAGCAGCTGAACTTCATGGAGACCTCACTCAGGCTCAGCGTCTAGAT GCCCTCGAAATTTTCAGGAAGCAGCAAGTTGATTTTCTGATTGCGACAGATGTTGCTGCTCGT GGTCTTGATATTATTGGTGTTCAGACAGTTATTAATTTTGCATGTCCTCGGGACCTTACTAA TTACGTACATCGAGTGGGTCGGACAGCTAGAGCTGGCAGAGCAGGGTATGCGGTTACTTTTGTAACTGATAACGATAGGTTTCTTCTAAAAGCTATT GTTAAAAGAGCTGGTTCAAGGCTGAAGAGCCGAATTGTTTCTGAGCAATCAATAAAGAAGTGGTGTGAAATAATTGAGCAAATGGAGGATCAAGTGACCTCAATTCTTCAAGAGGAAAG GGAAGAGATGGCCCTAAGAAAAGCTGAAATGGAGGCAACAAAG GCTGAAAACATGATCGCACACAAAGATGAAATCTATGCACGCCCGAAAAGAACATGGTTTGTCACAGAGAAGGAAAAAAAACTTGTAGCGAAAACAGCAAAG GAAGTTTTGGATAAGCCAAAAGGTAATGGCAAAGATGTGATGAGTGCTGAACAAGCAGAAGAGTTGAAGATGAAGGAAAAGAGAAAGCGAGAGCGTGAG AAAAATTTGCCCAGGAAGAAACGACGGAGATTGGAGGCAGCTAGAGAGACATTagaggatgaagatgaaatCAAG ggAGAAGTGCAACATAAGAAAGAAAATAATGGAATCTCTCTTGTTGATGTGGCTTATCGTCGAGCAAAAGCAGTGAAAGCTGCGAAGAGGGCTGTTGATGCTGGGAGAATTATGAGAAAGACGGATAAGAAGTTGAAGCATCCTATCCAAAAGAATAAATCTAGAACAGAAGAGATGCAGGAACTTTTCAAAGATGACATGAGTGAGAAAAGGCAAAAAAGAGCAACTGGAGGAGTTGGGAGGAAGAAATCATCATTTAAGAGCAAATCACG TTATAAGCGCAGATAG
- the LOC142550740 gene encoding uncharacterized protein LOC142550740, producing the protein MTISDVVVGNLTLIYLVVIAVMKAYGLATGRSFSSGCVLILSTLVVAAILIATLTYDVSRKATDLLMTRDHGHEMCRGGICWHGVAVKSPASQVRFRLPPLHVQ; encoded by the coding sequence ATGACGATTTCTGACGTAGTCGTGGGAAACTTGACGTTGATTTACCTGGTGGTGATCGCCGTGATGAAGGCGTATGGTCTGGCGACGGGACGTAGCTTCAGCAGCGGCTGCGTGCTCATCCTCTCGACGTTGGTCGTGGCCGCGATCCTGATCGCGACCCTCACGTACGATGTGTCGCGCAAGGCAACGGATTTGCTGATGACTCGCGATCACGGGCACGAGATGTGCCGCGGAGGAATCTGCTGGCATGGAGTTGCCGTCAAATCGCCGGCGTCTCAGGTTCGTTTCCGCCTCCCTCCGCTACACGTACAATGA
- the LOC142551629 gene encoding E3 ubiquitin-protein ligase CIP8-like, with translation MAESLSNQSPTPKQLPSGSNSSQPQHWCYQCNKRVSVETLSDLPDVVCFDCKSGFVESISDDHTIGNPLVQVLRLISQTALEDNGSPRPPSELSEEDYLCIELDGWDNDDDEDDYDEQSVEVIHEDEVDNRDHYPEHGSNDAENELAEPRGEDEADEMLRRRRELLQLRLRDFATRAASRPNRILDWEEILMGLEHHPFDLRFHVPESEAYVGNPMDYVDAAGFEASLQNLADSDTGGRRGAPPAAKWVVDRLESVSIQKKEETITCSICKDLVNAGESVKKLPCGHLYHGKCILTWLGSRNSCPVCRFELPTDDTEYEEERRKRVAAAGLRTGSSSSSGSGASRPNAAFD, from the coding sequence ATGGCCGAATCCCTATCGAACCAGTCTCCGACACCGAAACAACTCCCATCAGGGTCGAATTCTAGCCAGCCGCAACATTGGTGCTATCAATGCAACAAGCGCGTGTCCGTTGAAACCCTGTCAGATCTCCCAGATGTCGTCTGCTTCGATTGCAAGAGCGGCTTCGTGGAATCCATTTCCGATGACCACACTATCGGAAACCCGTTAGTCCAGGTCCTACGCCTTATCTCCCAAACCGCGCTTGAGGACAACGGGTCACCTCGCCCACCTTCGGAGCTATCAGAGGAAGATTATCTTTGCATCGAGCTCGATGGCTGGGATAACGACGATGATGAAGACGACTATGATGAGCAATCAGTTGAAGTCATTCACGAGGACGAGGTGGATAATCGGGATCACTACCCCGAACATGGCTCGAATGATGCGGAAAACGAATTAGCTGAGCCGCGTGGAGAAGATGAAGCGGATGAAATGCTCAGAAGACGGCGAGAGTTGCTTCAGCTGCGGCTTAGGGATTTTGCAACGCGAGCCGCCAGCCGACCAAATAGAATCCTCGATTGGGAAGAGATTTTAATGGGTCTGGAGCACCATCCATTTGATTTGAGATTTCATGTTCCTGAATCCGAAGCATATGTAGGAAATCCTATGGATTACGTGGATGCTGCTGGGTTTGAAGCCTCGCTTCAGAATCTAGCGGACAGTGATACCGGAGGGAGGCGTGGAGCACCGCCAGCTGCAAAATGGGTGGTCGATAGATTAGAGAGTGTATCGATTCAGAAGAAAGAGGAAACAATTACGTGTTCTATATGTAAAGATTTGGTGAATGCTGGTGAAAGCGTGAAGAAATTGCCGTGTGGACATTTGTATCACGGCAAGTGTATTTTAACATGGTTGGGGTCGCGGAATTCTTGTCCTGTTTGTAGGTTTGAGTTGCCCACGGATGATACGGAATATGAAGAGGAGAGGAGGAAGAGAGTAGCGGCGGCTGGCCTGAGGACCGGTTCGTCAAGTTCTTCTGGCAGTGGTGCGAGTAGGCCTAATGCTGCCTTTGATTAA